The Veillonellales bacterium genome includes a window with the following:
- the rpsG gene encoding 30S ribosomal protein S7 — protein MPRKGPVPKRDVLPDPVYNSKIVTRFINKIMLQGKKGVAENIVYDAFEIVRAKTGKNPIEVFEAAMKNVMPVLEVRARRVGGANYQVPIEVRPDRKLSLGIRWLVNYSRLRGEKTMHERLAAELLDAANNTGAAVKKREDTHKMAEANKAFAHYRW, from the coding sequence ATGCCAAGAAAGGGTCCAGTACCCAAGCGTGATGTGTTGCCAGATCCGGTGTACAATTCCAAAATTGTAACTAGGTTCATCAACAAAATTATGCTCCAGGGTAAAAAAGGTGTAGCTGAAAACATCGTATACGATGCTTTTGAGATTGTCCGGGCAAAAACCGGTAAAAATCCGATAGAGGTATTTGAAGCAGCAATGAAGAATGTAATGCCGGTTCTGGAAGTTCGCGCCCGTCGGGTTGGCGGTGCTAACTATCAGGTTCCGATTGAAGTGCGTCCTGATCGTAAATTGTCGCTGGGTATTCGCTGGCTGGTAAACTACTCCAGACTGCGGGGCGAAAAGACGATGCATGAGAGATTGGCGGCTGAGCTTTTAGATGCGGCCAACAATACAGGCGCTGCTGTGAAGAAAAGAGAAGACACCCATAAAATGGCGGAAGCAAACAAAGCGTTCGCACATTACCGCTGGTAA
- the rpsL gene encoding 30S ribosomal protein S12: MPTISQLVRKSREAIEKKSTAPALKECPQKRGVCTRVYTTTPKKPNSALRKVARVRLTNSIEVTAYIPGIGHNLQEHSVVLIRGGRVKDLPGVRYHIIRGALDTAGVQKRNQGRSKYGTKRAKK; the protein is encoded by the coding sequence ATGCCAACAATTAGTCAATTAGTACGCAAAAGCAGAGAAGCTATCGAGAAAAAATCGACTGCGCCGGCGTTGAAGGAATGTCCGCAAAAGCGTGGCGTTTGCACAAGAGTATATACAACCACTCCGAAAAAACCTAACTCCGCGTTGAGAAAGGTGGCCCGGGTGCGGTTGACAAACAGCATTGAGGTGACTGCTTATATCCCCGGTATTGGACACAACCTGCAGGAACATTCTGTTGTTCTGATCAGAGGTGGCAGGGTAAAAGATTTACCTGGTGTCCGTTATCATATCATCCGTGGTGCGCTAGATACTGCCGGCGTTCAAAAACGGAACCAAGGCAGATCCAAATATGGTACCAAGCGTGCGAAAAAGTAG
- the rpoC gene encoding DNA-directed RNA polymerase subunit beta' translates to MLDVNNFDSMRIGLASPEQIRKWSHGEVKKPETINYRTLKPERDGLFCERIFGPTRDWECHCGKYKRIRYKGIICDRCGVEVTRSKVRRDRMGHIELAAPVSHIWYFKGIPSRMGLILDISPRSLEKVLYFASYIVLDPGDTPLMKKQLLSENEYREYRDKYSNAFKVGMGAEAVKKLLDELELEKMSKDLRQELKEVSGQRKIRAIRRLEVVEAFRKSGNNPSWMILDVVPVIPPELRPMVQLDGGRFATSDLNDLYRRVINRNNRLKRLLDLGAPDIIVRNEKRMLQEAVDALIDNGRRGRPVTGPGNRPLKSLSDMLKGKQGRFRQNLLGKRVDYSGRSVIVVGPELKMHQCGLPKEMALELFKPFVMKKLVNAGHAHNIKSAKRMVERVRPEVWDVLEEVIKEHPVLLNRAPTLHRLGIQAFEPVLSEGRAIKIHPLVCTAYNADFDGDQMAVHVPLSAEAQAEARLLMLSSNNILSTKDGKPVAVPTQDMVLGSYYLTIEKPGALGEGKIMSGINEALLAYFHKELSLQARIKVRIPNHGMVHSTLGRLIFNEQLPEEVRYYYQKEDGLHLGILMDKKQLGKLVANSYAKFGSSKTANVLDSVKKLGYSFACRAGVTVAIADIKIPPQKKEILAETDRQVDDIDRKYRRGLITDDERYKKVIELWTKATDDVTKAMMNNLDRFNPVYMMANSGARGNIQQIRQLAGMRGLMADPSGRIIDLPIKANFREGLTVLEYFISTHGARKGLADTALRTADSGYLTRRLVDVAQDVIVREEDCDVVGINLVRERAKLAQSSAGAIDFLGDTLLGRVLAQDVFDPKTADLIVPQDATLDEKTLRLIGEHGVPEITLRGLSTPTEEDVNIAATSETITLGEPEEKVRRTLKESMIREMLGKNTTIAIKNSKDEEIVPANTPLTEEHIEQILASDVREVKVRNNNIKGITVSAITEGNGMIEELKDRIVGRVAAEDITDPKTGEIIVPLNGEITEELADKVVAVRDKVSIRSVLTCKSQYGVCIKCYGRNLATGHQVDVGEAVGIIAAQSIGEPGTQLTMRTFHTGGVAGDDITQGLPRVEELFEARKPKRQSIITEVEGKVEVRDVKGARKVTILPSSGEERVYPIPYGARIIVKDDQMVEPGDRLTEGSVNPHDILRVCGLKDTQRYLVYEVQKVYKSQGVEINDKHIEVMVRQMMHKVKIEEPGDTELLPGEYIDVNTFETENAKTVEAGGEPAVARPILLGITKASLATDSFLSAASFQETTRVLTEAAIKGKVDPLLGLKENVIIGKLVPAGTGMSRYRNIKITHPPSGQPTAE, encoded by the coding sequence TTGTTGGATGTAAATAATTTTGATTCAATGCGCATAGGCTTAGCATCGCCGGAGCAGATTCGCAAATGGTCCCATGGTGAAGTAAAAAAACCGGAAACTATTAATTACCGGACATTAAAACCGGAACGGGACGGTTTGTTTTGTGAAAGGATTTTTGGACCAACCCGGGATTGGGAGTGTCATTGCGGTAAATACAAGCGGATTCGTTACAAAGGTATTATTTGTGACCGCTGCGGTGTAGAAGTGACCCGGTCTAAAGTGCGGCGCGATCGGATGGGGCATATTGAGTTGGCCGCTCCGGTATCTCATATTTGGTATTTTAAGGGAATTCCTAGTCGTATGGGGCTTATTCTGGATATCTCGCCCCGCTCTTTAGAAAAGGTTCTTTATTTTGCTTCTTATATTGTTTTGGATCCCGGCGATACACCGTTGATGAAGAAACAGCTGCTCAGTGAAAATGAATACCGGGAATACCGGGATAAATATAGCAATGCTTTTAAAGTGGGCATGGGCGCTGAAGCGGTAAAGAAACTGCTTGACGAATTGGAACTCGAAAAGATGAGCAAGGATTTGCGTCAGGAACTGAAAGAAGTCAGCGGGCAACGTAAAATTCGTGCGATTCGCCGGCTGGAGGTCGTGGAAGCTTTCCGCAAATCGGGCAATAATCCTTCATGGATGATTCTGGATGTCGTACCGGTGATTCCGCCGGAATTGCGGCCTATGGTTCAACTGGACGGCGGTAGATTTGCCACGTCCGACTTAAATGATCTCTACCGCCGGGTTATTAATCGTAACAATCGGCTAAAACGGTTGCTGGATTTAGGCGCGCCTGACATTATTGTCCGCAATGAAAAGCGGATGCTCCAGGAAGCGGTGGACGCGCTGATCGACAACGGTCGCCGCGGCCGCCCTGTTACCGGTCCCGGCAATCGTCCACTGAAGTCTTTAAGCGATATGCTGAAAGGCAAGCAGGGACGGTTTCGTCAGAATCTGCTGGGAAAACGGGTGGACTATTCCGGTCGTTCTGTTATCGTTGTCGGTCCTGAACTCAAGATGCATCAATGCGGACTGCCGAAGGAAATGGCATTGGAACTGTTTAAGCCTTTTGTGATGAAAAAATTGGTTAATGCCGGTCATGCTCATAACATTAAGAGCGCTAAGCGGATGGTGGAACGGGTACGCCCGGAAGTATGGGATGTTTTGGAAGAGGTTATTAAAGAACATCCGGTGCTGCTGAATCGCGCGCCGACGCTTCACCGGCTGGGCATTCAGGCTTTTGAGCCGGTACTGTCCGAAGGACGGGCTATTAAGATTCATCCCCTTGTATGTACTGCTTATAACGCAGACTTTGATGGTGACCAGATGGCAGTTCATGTACCTTTGTCGGCGGAAGCCCAGGCGGAGGCCAGGTTGCTGATGCTTTCATCGAATAATATTTTATCGACGAAAGACGGCAAACCGGTTGCTGTGCCGACACAGGATATGGTTTTAGGGTCCTATTACTTGACAATTGAAAAACCGGGCGCTTTAGGTGAAGGTAAAATTATGAGCGGTATTAATGAAGCGCTGCTGGCATATTTTCATAAAGAACTATCCCTTCAGGCTAGGATCAAGGTTCGCATTCCCAATCATGGAATGGTTCATTCAACCTTAGGCCGTTTGATCTTCAATGAGCAGCTGCCGGAGGAAGTCCGCTATTACTATCAGAAAGAAGACGGTCTGCATCTTGGCATACTGATGGATAAGAAGCAGCTGGGAAAACTGGTTGCCAATTCCTATGCTAAGTTTGGCAGTTCCAAAACAGCCAATGTCCTCGACAGTGTGAAAAAATTAGGCTATTCCTTTGCTTGCCGGGCTGGAGTGACGGTCGCTATTGCCGATATTAAAATTCCGCCCCAGAAGAAAGAAATTTTGGCGGAAACCGATCGGCAGGTTGATGATATTGATCGAAAATATCGTCGCGGTTTAATTACCGACGATGAGCGCTATAAAAAAGTAATTGAACTTTGGACCAAGGCTACCGATGATGTAACCAAGGCCATGATGAATAATTTAGATCGGTTTAACCCGGTTTATATGATGGCAAATTCCGGTGCCCGCGGTAACATTCAGCAGATTCGCCAGCTGGCCGGTATGCGCGGACTGATGGCAGATCCATCGGGCCGGATTATTGATTTACCAATTAAGGCTAATTTCCGCGAAGGTTTGACTGTGTTAGAGTACTTTATTTCCACTCACGGTGCGCGGAAAGGTTTGGCGGATACCGCGCTGCGCACGGCTGATTCCGGGTATTTAACCCGTCGTCTTGTCGACGTTGCTCAAGATGTCATCGTTCGGGAAGAAGACTGCGACGTAGTCGGCATTAATTTGGTGCGGGAACGGGCGAAACTGGCCCAGTCCAGTGCTGGTGCCATTGATTTTCTGGGGGATACTTTGCTGGGCCGGGTGTTGGCTCAGGATGTCTTTGATCCCAAGACGGCTGATCTTATTGTGCCTCAGGATGCTACCTTGGATGAAAAAACTTTGCGGCTGATTGGCGAACACGGTGTGCCGGAAATAACACTGCGGGGTTTATCGACTCCAACAGAAGAAGATGTGAATATTGCTGCAACCAGCGAAACCATCACTTTAGGCGAACCGGAAGAGAAAGTCCGGCGTACCCTGAAAGAATCAATGATTCGGGAAATGCTGGGGAAGAATACCACAATTGCCATTAAAAACAGCAAAGACGAAGAAATTGTACCAGCCAATACTCCGCTTACGGAGGAGCATATAGAACAAATTCTCGCCAGTGATGTGCGGGAAGTTAAAGTCCGCAACAATAACATCAAGGGAATTACGGTTTCTGCAATTACCGAAGGCAATGGCATGATTGAGGAACTTAAAGACCGGATTGTTGGCCGGGTAGCGGCGGAAGATATTACCGATCCAAAAACCGGTGAGATTATTGTACCGCTGAACGGTGAAATTACCGAAGAATTAGCGGATAAAGTGGTCGCTGTCCGGGATAAAGTTTCGATTCGTTCCGTATTGACCTGTAAATCCCAGTACGGGGTGTGTATTAAATGCTATGGCCGTAATTTGGCGACCGGTCATCAGGTGGATGTGGGGGAAGCAGTGGGAATTATCGCTGCCCAGTCTATCGGCGAGCCGGGCACCCAGCTGACGATGCGTACCTTCCATACCGGCGGTGTGGCCGGCGACGATATTACCCAGGGTCTGCCCCGGGTTGAAGAACTGTTTGAGGCTCGCAAACCCAAGCGTCAGTCGATTATTACGGAAGTCGAAGGTAAAGTGGAAGTCAGGGATGTGAAGGGCGCCCGCAAGGTGACTATTCTTCCGTCATCCGGTGAGGAGCGGGTTTATCCGATCCCTTATGGCGCGCGGATTATCGTAAAAGATGATCAGATGGTAGAACCCGGCGACCGACTGACGGAAGGATCGGTTAATCCCCATGATATTCTGCGGGTTTGCGGCTTAAAAGATACTCAGCGTTATCTGGTATATGAAGTGCAAAAAGTTTATAAATCCCAGGGCGTTGAGATCAACGATAAACATATTGAAGTGATGGTTCGGCAGATGATGCATAAGGTCAAGATCGAGGAACCCGGTGATACCGAGCTTCTGCCAGGCGAGTACATCGACGTGAATACCTTTGAGACGGAAAATGCCAAGACAGTGGAAGCAGGTGGCGAACCGGCGGTGGCTCGGCCGATTTTGCTGGGGATTACCAAAGCGTCCCTGGCAACGGATTCCTTCCTGTCGGCAGCTTCCTTCCAGGAAACTACCAGGGTATTGACGGAAGCCGCTATTAAAGGCAAGGTCGATCCGCTGTTAGGTTTAAAAGAAAATGTTATTATCGGTAAGCTTGTACCGGCAGGAACGGGCATGAGCCGTTATCGCAATATCAAAATTACTCATCCGCCCAGCGGACAACCGACGGCGGAATAA
- a CDS encoding ribosomal L7Ae/L30e/S12e/Gadd45 family protein translates to MSFETLKTTKKVIGVKQTTKAVEKELAAVVYVADDADCRVTQPLIELCERKGTRMEKVPTMAELGKACAIEVGAAAVAALK, encoded by the coding sequence ATGTCATTCGAGACATTGAAGACTACGAAAAAGGTGATTGGCGTCAAGCAGACAACTAAAGCAGTAGAGAAAGAATTGGCCGCTGTGGTGTATGTCGCGGATGATGCCGATTGTCGGGTGACGCAGCCGCTTATCGAATTATGTGAACGGAAAGGAACCCGGATGGAAAAGGTGCCGACAATGGCGGAATTAGGCAAGGCTTGCGCGATTGAAGTGGGTGCGGCGGCGGTAGCTGCCCTGAAATGA